Genomic segment of Candidatus Methanosuratincola sp.:
CATACCCATACTGGCAGACGCCAGGGTGGCGGCTGAAGATCTGGGGCAGATTGCGGATAGGGTCCTGATGCCCCTACCGGAGCTCGCTGAAGCCTACCTGGGGGACGCGGTAAGAATGCTCGGGAGTCAGGGTTGGATCCACGTTTACACTCATGAGGAGGGGGGCTGTGAGGTTGAGGCGGTGGAGAGCGCCAAGTCGAGAATGCTAAAATCCGCAGCTCAGTTCGCTGAAGTCGCATACTGTGAAGGCAAGGTCGTAAGGAGTGTTGGGAGAAAAAGCTACCAGGTGGTGCTCGATATGCTGGTGAGACCTCATTGAGCTGCAGACAATATTCTTTGGGTGAGAAGCTGAGAAGGCTCGAGAACTGGTTCTCAGGAAAGAGGGGCGTACTTGTCGCCTTCTCGGGCGGGGTGGACAGCACCTTGGTCGCAGCTTTAGCAGCGAAGACTCTTGGCGACAGGGCTGTCGCCATTACGGTGAGGACCGAGTTCCTTGGGGAGGGGGACTTGGAGAGGGCGGGGAAGAGCGCAATAGAGGCGGGGATAAAGCACGAGATACTCGAGCTAAGGCTTCCTGAAGAGGTCTTGATGAACACGCAAGACAGATGTTACCTGTGCAAGGCGGCGTTAATGAAGGAGCTATTGTATGCAGCAGGGAGGCTTGGGATTGACTTGGTCGTCGACGGCACGAACTCTGACGACATAAGTGCAGGTCGTCCGGGGATCAAAGCCCTCAGAGAACTGGGGATAAGGAGCCCGCTCGCCGAGGTCGGGGTGAGCAAAAAGGAGTCTTATGAACTCTCGGTTATGATCGGATTGAGCGTGGATAAGGGATCCAACTCGTGCCTTGCGACGAGGTTTCCCTTCGGGCACCGGTTCACGGAGGAAGAAGGGAGAATGGTCGAGAAGGGCGAACGATTCCTCAGGACGAGGGGGTTCAGAACGGTAAGGGTCAGGGTCACCGACCTTTCAGCAAGGATCGAGGTCGGTCCTGCCGAGATCGACAAGGCGCTCGATCGGGATCTTAGGAAGGAGATTGTGCATGAGTTCAGAAGATTAGGGTTCAGGAGCGTGAGCCTTGACTTGGAGGGATATAGACCAGGCAGCATGGACTACCTCGAAAGCAGCCGCCTCTGAGGTGGCAGGTGCATGGAGAAGAACCGAAGCCAGAGAAACGGGGCGATGCAATAGGTTAATCAATATTGGTCGATCTCAAGACCGGCATCTCTCCAGTTGAATCTCAGCCGTTTCCTCCCGGATGGGACACCCTTCTGGAGTATATAGCCCACTATTAGTGGGAGACCGATGGTGGATTCGGTGTAGACTGTAGCACGTGTTGCCTTTGCCGAGACCTTGCCCCAGGACTTTGCCTCGTCGAGGGTACTGCCCGTGAGACCTCCCCAGTGGGGGGCATCGGCTGTGATCTGGAAGGCGTAGGAGTGACCCCGCGTGTAATCGAGCATTACCGCAGCGTCATTGATATAGTTCTTCGGGACCCCACCCCCGACATATATGGAACCGGTCTTCTTTGACTTCAACACGATCTGGGCTATCTCAAAGTTGTCCTGCATCACATCTATGACGAATGTCGCCACGCCGTTTTCCTTGGCCCACCGGTAGTAGCCAGCCAGGCCGATACCTATCGAGCTGTCTGCGATTGCAGGGCAGAAGACCGGGATGCCATACCTGTAGGCGTTGTAGAGTATAGAGTCATCATCATTTAAGGTCGAACCCAGGGCGTATAGGAACTCTCTTGTGGAGTAGCGCCTCGGCTCCAGCGTGGTGCAGAACTCGGATATGGCATCGTCGCACCTTACGAAGCCTATCTCGTCAACATACGCATCGTATATCCGGTCGATGTAAAGGTCGTGCAGCACCGAGTCGTCAGCATTCGGTGTCCCTTTGTAATGCCTGTATCCCATCGCGGCATAGTAGTCCTGGTACAGGATGGCGCCAGTGGAGACGACCACGTCGACTATCCCCTTCTTTATCATCGTGCTGAGCACTTTGCGGAGGCCCCCAGCTATGAGCGCGCCGGATAGCCCAATCATCACGGTCGGACGGTCGGGGTCCAGGAGCATATTCTCGTACACCATAGCGCATTCGGCAAGACTCCTAGATTGGATCCCGCACCCCTTCCATGACTCTACCAGATCCTTTATCGTGACCGCCTTATCCAGATCCACGGGCTCGACGGGCTGGCTGAGAAGTGCTTTCCTTTCGGCTACGACCTCAGGAGTCAGGCGGATCTCTTCCTGTTTCTTGCTGAAGAATTTGAAATTAGTCTCCAACCCAGGCACCTTCGATAAAAACGAAGAAGGCTTGGATTTAAATCTATGTATTGGGCCGGATGGAGCTTTAGGAACGCAATAAAAAATAGTGAAGAAGGCTCACTCAGGGACTTCCACAATTATGTCGTCGCCCTCGACGCGCACCGGGTAGGTCTTGAGAGGCGGGATCTTCTCCAAGGAGTAGCCATCGGGCAGCTTCACCACTTCTCCGTTCGTCACGTTGAAGGCAGCCCAGTGCATGTCGCACCAGATCGTGTTCCCCTGAAGGCGCCCGGTGAAGAGAGGATTATTCAGGTGACTGCAAACAGACTGTGTTGCGTAAAATTTGCCGTCAACATTCGCTACTAGCACCCTGGTCTTGGAGGCCTTGATGCTCTTTTTCGTTCCGGGAGGGATCTCAGAGACCTTGGCAACTCTTACTTCCGGCAAAAACCTCACCTACCAATTATCTTAAGCGGGTCCTAATATTACTTTCGTGAAGGATAAAAAAAATTTAAGGAATCATTACATTATGCTCCTAATGCTGTCAAAAAATAATCGATTTGTATCGGATAGGAATGGCTAACCCTTAATTACCAGAAAAATCTAATCTGGAAAGGAGGTTTTGGTTTTGAGGACCGTTGAGGTGTCTGCCCCTGCCACAATAGCGAACCTTGGACCCGGCTACGACCTTATGGGGATGGCCCTGGACAGCCCCAGGGATTTTCTACGGGTCAGCCTGATAAAGTCTGGCATTGACGAGATAGAGATCGAGGGGATAGGCGGGGATACGATATCATCAGAATCTGACCAGAACTCTTCCATGGTGGCGGCAAGGGCAGTCCTGAGAAGGGCGGGTGTGACAGGGTACTGCCTCAAGATGCACCTCAGGAAGGGGGTCCCACCAAGGATGGGGATGGGAAGCTCTGGAGCCTCGTCGGCTGCTGGCGCTTTTGCTGCAAATGTCCTTCTCGACAGTCCCCTAGGCGAGACCGAAGTACTCGAATGCGCAATGGAGGGGGAGAAGGCGGCATGCGGCTCGGCGCATGCGGACAATGTGGCACCCTCCCTGCTCGGAGGGATCACTGCGATCCTCAGCTATGATCCCATCAAAATCATGAAGCTCCGACCGCTCTCGGGCGTGGAGGTTGTGGAGGCGACTCCAGAGGTGGAGATCGCCCAGGAGAAGACTAAGCTCGCGAGGGAAGTCCTACCGGCTTCGGTCGCCCTGGGTACTGTTGTCTCTCAGATGAGCTCATTCGCCCTACTTTTGATGGGGATCATGAAGAATGACCCTAAAATGGCGGGGCAGGGGATCTCAGGCGACAGGATAGTCGAGCCCGCAAGGGCGAAGCTCATCCCCGGCTTTTTTGAGGTTAAGAGCGCAGCCCTGGAGGCTGGCGCATACGGCTGCAGCATCAGTGGTGCAGGCCCTTCGGTCTTCGCACTGGTCCCATCGGGCCTTGGGATGCAGGTTGGGGAAAGGATGGTAGAGCGGTTCAGCGATGCCGGCGTAAGGTCAAAATTCTCAATCCATATGATAAGCGAAGAAGGTGCAAAGGTTGTCTGATGTGATACTCAGGTGCATAGGCTGCAACGCAGAATTCGGCCCAGAAGAGATAATATACAGTTGCAGGAGATGCGGGGGACTGCTCGAGGTTGTCATGGAGCCCCCAAAAGCTACATTTGATGACTTTTCTAAGAGGGGATTCGGGGTATGGCGCTACAGGGAGTTCATACCCATAGAGGAAGGGGTTGAGATAGTCACGCTGGACGAGGGGGGCACCCCGCTTTACAGGTGCGACAGGCTCGCAAAATGGGCGGGCGTCAGGAGGCTCTTCATAAAGTATGAGGGAAGGAACCCTACCGGGAGCTTCAAGGACAGGGGGATGACCGTTGGCGTCACCAAGGCAAAAAGCCTGGGATCTAAGGCAGTGGCATGTGCGTCCACGGGCAACACCTCTGCTTCGCTGGCAGCGTATGCCGCAAGATCCGGGCTCACATGCTATGTGATACTGCCATCCGGGAAAGTGGCAATGGGGAAGCTCGCACAGGCGCTCATGCACGGCGCGAAGGTGATCTCAGTCAAGGGCAACTTCGATCAGGCACTCAAGCTGGTCATGGACGTCTCGAGGAGCATGGGAATATACCTCCTCAACAGCATAAACCCATGGAGGCTGGAGGGGCAGAAGACCCTCGCATTCGAGCTCGTCGATCAGCTCGGGCATGTCCCTGAGTTCGTCGCAGTCCCCATGGGCAACTGCGGGAACATCTCGGCGATATGGAAGGGGTTCGTCGAGCTGGAAGGCGCAGGGTTGATCAGGGAGAAGCCGAGGATGTTCGGGGTTCAGGCTGCCGGCGCAGCCCCGGTTGTTGAGATGCTCAGGAAGAATCTCGAGAGGCTCAGCCCGGTGAAAACGCCAGAAACGGTCGCAACCGCAATAAGGATAGGGAATCCAGTTAACTGGCCGAAGGCGGTCAACGCGATCAGGAACTCAAGCGGGCTCTACGACTCGGTCACGGACGATGAGATCGTTGAGACTCAGAAGATGATAGCCTGCCTCGAGGGGATCGGGGTCGAGCCCGCGAGCGCTGCATCGGTTGCAGGTGTGAGGAAGGCGGTCTTGTCCGGATCGATACCTAGGGACGCTGAGGTGGCATGTGTCTGCACAGGGCACCTGCTCAAGGACCCTGAGGAGGTCATCAGCGTCTGCGGCAAGCCGATCGAGATACCTCCTGACCTTAAGGCAGTTACGGAAATGATCAGGCCGGATCAATCAGCGCCTCTTCCAACCCGAAGAGCGGACTAGGCAGCCCGGTTTTCGGGTTTCCTACCCTCTATCATTTCGAAGGGCTTGAGGATCCTGAGGAGGATATCGGTTCTGGTGATTATCCCAACAGGCCTTTCATCCGTGTCTACGACGACGAGCCTGCCGATGCTGGACCGCTGCATCTTCTCCATTGCCTGGAGCATGTCCTCCTCCATGCCTATGAGCACGGGCTTCCTTGTGGCTGCCTCCCGGACTGTGAGGTGCATCTTCCCCTCGGTGACACACCTTGAGATATCCGAACTAGTTATCATCCCCACCAGCTTGCCATCCTCAATTATGGGCGCAGCCCTTATCATCTCCTTGTAGAGCGTCTCTGCGGCTGTCCTGAGGGGGGCAGAAGCAAGGACTGAGACTATCCTCTTCGACATCACCTCGCCTACAGTGACGCGGGGGATGCTGATCAGTGTTATTACGTCGAGAAGGATCTCTCCATGGAGGTCGTCCCTGCCCGCGATCTTCCCCTCAATCACCATTCTTCCCGAGGGCGTCGGACCGATCACGATCTCCTCGCCTATGTCGAACCGTGAGAGGTTTCCGATGACCTTCAGTATAGCCTGGCAGAAGTCGGGACTGAATACGCTCTTGAAGAGGATGTCGGTGACTGTTACTTCGGTTTTCTCACCTTTCTTTGTGTAGATTGGGACAGAGAGCGATCTTGGTCCTTTGGGGACGTTGAAGCTCTCATATGCCTTGCTTGTGGGGAGGTAACCCCCCTTCGGTCCAGGAATGGCCTCTACCAGTCCTATCGCCCTTAGGACTGGCATTATATTCCTTACGGTGCCTTCGTCCCTGCCTGTCCTTGCTGCGATCTCCTTGCTCTTCACAAGGGACCGCTTCTTGTCATACAGCTCAAGAAGTGCGACTACGATTTCTTTTTGCGGAGCGGAGAGAGACATCAGCATTCCTCTATGGAATATTATATATAATTATAATTATAATTTTTGTTCAGTGTGGTACCATAAGGGCCTTGATCAGACTCCATTATTATAAATAATTATAATCATCAAACCTTATAAAATTGGTAAAGATCGGTTATTGAGGTGGCATGGAATGAGCATCGACTCGAGGTTTTCGTCGACCGCGAAAAGGTTCCCCAACAAGGTCGCGCTGAAATGGAAAGGTAAGGATTATACGTTTAAAGAGCTGGACTCGCTGTCCAACAAGTTCGCCAAAGCACTTTCTGCCGCGGGTGTCACGAAGGGGGACAGGGTCTGCATATTCATGCAGAACTCCCCCGAATTCGCAATAGCGCACTTTGGCATACTAAAGTCCGGCGGGGTCACAGTACCGCTGAACGTGATGTACAGGAAGCACGAGCTCAGGCACATGATAAACGACTCTGGGGCAGCAGCAGTCGTGACCTCGGAGATAAACCTGCAGTTCGTTCAGGAGGTAATGAAGGACCTGAAGACTGTGAAAGCGGTCATAGTCACTTCCGAGAGCGTTCCGGAAGGCGCCATATCTTTTTACAAGATCATGGAGGGCTTTGACGACACCCCCCTCCCCGGTGTGAACGGAGAGGAGGACGTTGCGGTGATCTGTTACACGTCTGGGACGACTGGGCTCTCCAAGGGGGCAATGCTCACCCACAGGAATTTCCTGTCGAACATAGGCACGCTCGCAGAGATCTGGGACCTCAATGAAAACGACAAGGTGCTTATGGCTCTCCCGATGTTCCATATACACGGGCTAGGTATAGTCGTCCACGGGATGGCTTACTGCGGCTATACCGTCGTCCTCCACGAGAGATTCGAAGCCGCCAGGGTGCTGGAGGATATCAGGAGAGAGAGGTGCACGGTCTTCATGGGTGTCCCGACTATGTACATCAGGCTACTTGAGGAAAAAAACGCATCCCACGACGTATCCTCAGTCAGGCTGTGGACAGTTGGCTCAGCGCCGATGCCGGTCGATGCCTTCAACAAGTTCAAGGAGAAGTTTGGTGTCGAAATACTTGAACGGTATGGCATGACCGAGACCTCTCCGGTGATAACGTCAAATCCCTACAGGGGGCGAAGGAAGGCAGGGTCGGTTGGGCCTCCAATTCCAGGGGTGGATCTTGCGATATTGGACGACGACGGGAGGACGCTGCCGCCTGGCGAAGTCGGAGAGATCGCAGTTAGGGGCCCAAATGTGATGAAGGGATACTGGAACCGCCAGGTCGAAACCGAGGAGGCATTCTCTGGAGGATGGTTCCACACGGGGGACCTCGGCAAGCTGGACGAGGACGGATACCTCTACATTGTAGGCAGGAAGAAGGAGATGATAATCGCCAGCGGCTTTAAGGTATTCCCAAGGGAGGTCGAGGAGGTCATACACCAACACCCGAAGGTAAAGGAGGTTGCTGTCGTCGGAATACCAGATCCCGTGAGGGGTGAAAATGTGAAGGCATTCGTAGTCCTCAAGGATGGAGAGAAAGCGACCGTTGAGGAGATCGAGGAGCACTGCAGGAAGAGCCTTGCAGCCTTCAAGGTACCGAGGATCTTCGAATTCGTTGAGGCGATACCGAGAACTGCCAGCGGCAAGGCACTGAACAGGATGCTTGCGAAAGTCAAGGTCAAAGACCTGATGGAGAAATCTGTAAAGAGCATCGACAGAAGGACTTCAGCCTACGAGGCAGGGAAGTACATGAAGGAGGCCAATGTGGGAAGCCTGATCGTGACCGATGGGGACATGCCGATCGGGATCGTCACGCTACGCGACATACTCTACAAAGTGATCTCGATAGGTAGCCTTGGGAAGGACGTCTCACTCAGCAGTATAATGTCAACTCCACTGGTTACGGTCGACGCGGAGGAGGACATCGCCAAGGCTGCGGCGATAATGCGGCAGTGGGGCGTCTGGAGACTTCCTGTCAAAGATGGAGACGGGCAGATAATAGGGATCCTGAGCGGTACAGACATATTCAGGGCCTTTGCAGGAAAGAAGATGGACGTCCCTACGAGCTTTTAGCACCTAGGTGAGGTCGCCGCATGAACAGAAGAGCTCGCCGATCGCCTTGTATAAATCTTCCATGCCCTCCCCAGTCTTCGAAGAGACTGGGATGATCCTTCTTTTCTTCTCGAGCTCGCTTACCACGGATGCCAGGCTCGATGCCAGCTCGCCAGAGAGGCCTTCCACCTGCGCTATATTCATACCTTCAAAAGCAGACCAAGAGGGGGCGTCCCTTTGAAGGTCTGATTTTGTCATAACCTCAAGCGTCGGGATCCCCAGTCTGAGCTCGATCGTGAGGGCAATCAGTTTTATCACAGGAACGTCAAGCCCGGTTGACGCCAAGTAAGGGTCGATGGTGAAGATGCAGGCAGATCTCCCGGTGATCTTAGAGACAAACGTGGGCCCGAAGCTCCTGAAGAGGAAGATCTCCATCTGCCCCGGGGTGTCTAAAATTCTGAAGTCGGCTCCTGACGATCCAATTCTCTTGGAGATCTCTTCGAGTTTAGCTTCAACGATCTCGGCAGCCCTGATCAGGGCGCCATTCGGGCCAAGCCCCTCTCTTCGCATCAGATCGGCTACGGTCACGTATTCCCTTATGTCGAAGTCGGCCGGATAGCATACCGATTCTGTACCTGGATCCAAGTTGACCCTTGAAACGTTGTACCCATGGGACTGCATCCAGCTGCCAAGGGAGTGCACCAGTGTGCTCTTTCCGGAGCCTGCTGGGCCAACGATAAAGATGTTAATCAGCTCCAACACCTTTCCTTTAAATGGACTCTCGCGCGTATAATATCGAAAGGGATGTAATATATAGTTCATTAGAAGAGAGATAGTGTTGGAGTTGCCAAACATGGTCAAGGTTTCATTCAGGTATAAGCCCGAACTCGTGCAGTGGATCAAGAGCTCAGGTTCGGGGAGCACATGGAACAGGGAAGAGAAGGTGTGGGAGATCCCGGAAGAGATCTTGGATGAACTGAGGATCAAGGCAAAGGAGCTCGGCGTGGAGGTCAAAGTGCAGCAAGACCAAGTCGTGCCAAAGGGCACTGCCCCCCAGCCTGAGTTGCAGGAAAGGCAACAGGCGGGAAAGATGGGATACATCGAATATGAATCAAGATTCGACCAGGGGAGGGCCGGATCAGGAATCGGGATGAAAACAGAGGCAGAAGCCCCTGCCCAGCGCAGCAGCCCTGTCAAGGAAGGAGAGATAAGGCTAAGGCGCTCCAAGGACGGGAGGTTCGTACTGATCAACATCAACCTTATCGCATTTGCTTCAGATGTGGAGGACCTCATAAAAGGCACAAAAACAAGCGTTAAATTCAGGGTGCTTCCGCCGCCCACCTTCAGGCAAACAGGTTCAGAGTAGGTTTTTTATTTTATTTTATTTTATTTTATTTTATTTAAAACACACATTATTTTAGTTTTTTTATTTTTTACAAAAAAAGAAGAATGGGATGGTTAGGCCTTTTTGGATCCGGATGCCCTGCTGACCAAGTAGGAAACTACCACGGAGGTGGCGACGCCTGGGAAGAACGGATAGATCGGGGTTATCGGAGGGGCAAGGAAGAAGTACCAGAGCTGGGCGGAGGCAAAGCCCGCTACCATCCCAGCCAACGCTCCGTACTTGTTTGCTCCTTTGTAGAACAGCGCCATGAGCAACGGTCCCATGAAGGAGCTTGCAAGAACCTGCCAGGTGTATGCGGTAAGCTGGTATATCAGGCCGGGCGGGTATATTGCGATGATGCAGCACCCTAGGCTGAGGATAAGCGATATGACCTTCGTCATCCTTAGCTGGGTCTTGTCAGATATGTTCTTAGAGGCCGGTCTGACCAAGTCCCTTGTGAGCGTCCCCGCCGTCATGTGCACAAGTGCATCTATTGTAGAGGTCGCCGCGCACATTATGCCTGCCAAGAAAAGCACAGACAGCCATGGAGGGAATGCGCTCTTCACGAAGAGGGGAACTATGAGATCATCCTTCAATGTCATCACATCAATCCCGAATGAGGCTAGGATGGGCCTGGATAGGGCACCGTAGGAGTAGGCAGCAAGGGGGAAGAGGAGAGATCCAAACGTAGCAATAAGAAGGGCGCGCTTTATGTTCATCCTGCTGGATATCGTCGCATACCTGAGCACCATTTGTGGCTGGGCGAGCATCCCAAACCCCATTACGGCGGTGAGGCCGATGATTACACTCCACGTGGGAGTGCCGAAGGCAGGGAAAGCGACGCTCCGGATGTCTATCGCCGCCATCGTCTCATGTGCCTGCACAAACCCGCCGAGCAGCAGGTACGAGAAGATCCATACGGCTACAACGGCTATAGTCATCACAATGCCCTGGATGAATTCAGCAAGGGTGGCTGAGAAGAGCCCTCCGCTGAATACGTAGACCGCTATGATCGCTCCTGCTACAAGCACCCCGACCCAGAAGGGTATGCCGACAATTGTCGAAAGCGCAGAGCCCATGGCGATGAATGCAGACACCGTGTAGGGGATTATGAAGATCGCAATAATGATGGCGGAGGCGTATCCGAGCATCCTGCTACCGTATCTGAGGGACAAGAACTCCGAGAACGTCATGGCATTGAGCTCCTTGAACGATTTTGATAGGCGCGGGGCAAGCACTGCGAATGCAATCACGGCCGCGACGGCGTGCCACATGCCTATCACGGTCGCGCTCATCCCCCATTTGCTCGCCGAGCCTGCGAACCCGATCATGAGGACTGCACTGAAGTAGGTGGCGAAGAAGGCAACGCCCATGACTATTCCGCCTATCTTGAAACCGCCCACATACCAGTCGCTCACACTGCGGACCTTCTTCTTGCCCAGCCATCCGACAACCGCCAGGGCAGCCATGTAAAACACGATGACCACGATGTATAGAGCGCTGTCCATGAGGTCACTCATCGGCATCCCTCCTTGATCTTGTCCATATCACGAATGCCAGGGCAAGCCCCAGGAAGCCTGGAACCCATCCGCCAAGGATTATCCACCAGTCGATACCTATCGGGCTAAGGTTTGACGCCTGAGCTACTAATCCGAATATCCCGAGCATTTCAGAGCCTCCTAAGGTCAATTACCCTCTTCGCCTTTCCTTCACTTCTGGGTATGGTCCCAGGGGGGCAGATATCTACATTAGAACGCAGGAGGGTCGCATCCTTTATCTCCTCGAAGACCGACCTCCTCAGCTTCTCAACTGCAGCCTGGTCCGAGATGACGGCCCCGTTTACCTCCAATTTTACCGTTATATCATCGACGCCGCTCAAGAGGATCTGGAAGTTCCCGTTGGACTCGGGGTGGGAGGCGATGATCTTTTCGATAGTGGACGGGTAAACGCCTATGCCCCTGATCTTCACCATGTCGTCTATCCTCCCCCGCATCCACTCTATCCTTCGGTGCGTCCTCCCGCATTCGCACTTTCCGTCAATTATGCGCGTGAGGTCCCCGGTTCTATACCGGAGGATCGGCATAGCCTCCCTGTCCAGCGGTGTGATCACCAGTTCTCCCTCCTCCTCTTCCTCGAGAGGCTCGCCCGTGCTCGGGTCGACCACCTCAATGAGAAATCGGTCCTCCCAAACGTGAAGGCCTGACTTGAATGGGCACTCGATCGCAACGCCTGGCCCGCCGACCTCCGCAAGACCGTAGTTGTTGAAGGCCCCAATCCCGAGTGCCCCTTCGATCTTCGTCCGCATCTCCTTTGTCCAAGGCTCTGCGCCAAGGATGCCGATGCGGATCTTTAGGGATGCCCTTAGACCGTTCGAAGCCTCGAGCATCTCGATCATCCTCAAGGCGAATGAAGGTATCGCATGGAATACGGTGACTCCGAAGTCGGCCATGACCTCAAGCTGCTTTTCGGGGTTCGCCGATCCCAACGGGACGACGGTAAGCCCCAGCTTCTCGGCCCCTTGGATCAGTCCGAGACCACCGGTGAAGAAGCCCTGGGAGGTCGTATTCTGGAATACATCACCACGCCGAGCCCCAGCACATGCAAGCCCCCTGGCCATCAATTCTGACCAGATTTCCAGGTCTTTTTTCGTGTAGAAGGACGTTACAGGCTTATTAGTGCTGCCAGAGGATGTATGTATCCTGAGGACCCGCTCGAGCGGCACCGCAAGTGCACCGTACGGGAAGGCGTTCACCAGGTCTTTCTTTATGGTGAAAGGCAGCTTTGCCACGTCACTAAGCTCTGAGATTTCTCCTGTGCGCTTTTCCCTCAACCTTTCCCTGAGGAATGGTATCTTTTCGGCCCTCTTCACAGCAGCCTTCAGTTTCTTTTTCTGCAGTCTCTCGATCTCTTCTCTTTCCATCCTCTCAATTTCCGGCTGGAAAAAAACATCAGAGGATGTAAAGACTATCCCTTCTTCCCACTTTCATCTGCACACTACCTCCGAAATGACAAAATGCCTGGCAGTCACAGGGTGCGCTAGCAGAGCCTCAATAAACGCAAGCCCTCCGGAAGTTAAGCACCCTTTC
This window contains:
- a CDS encoding phenylacetate--CoA ligase; this translates as MEREEIERLQKKKLKAAVKRAEKIPFLRERLREKRTGEISELSDVAKLPFTIKKDLVNAFPYGALAVPLERVLRIHTSSGSTNKPVTSFYTKKDLEIWSELMARGLACAGARRGDVFQNTTSQGFFTGGLGLIQGAEKLGLTVVPLGSANPEKQLEVMADFGVTVFHAIPSFALRMIEMLEASNGLRASLKIRIGILGAEPWTKEMRTKIEGALGIGAFNNYGLAEVGGPGVAIECPFKSGLHVWEDRFLIEVVDPSTGEPLEEEEEGELVITPLDREAMPILRYRTGDLTRIIDGKCECGRTHRRIEWMRGRIDDMVKIRGIGVYPSTIEKIIASHPESNGNFQILLSGVDDITVKLEVNGAVISDQAAVEKLRRSVFEEIKDATLLRSNVDICPPGTIPRSEGKAKRVIDLRRL